The genomic region ACAGCGCTAGTTTTGCCGATTTTGCATTTCTTGTAGGCCGCACGTTCCGTGCGGCCTATGCGCCGCCCTAAAGTTAAAAAAAATCGAAGTTTGAGCTAAAAAAATAAAATTTTGAGGTATACATGTTCACGCAAGAACAGATTATTACGGCTGTCATCATATTTGTCGCCCGTGTAATGGATGTGTCTCTCGGAACCTTTCGCAACGTACTGGTCATCAGAAGAAAGAGACTGTATGCCTTTATTGCATCGTTTTTCGAATGCCTGATTTGGATATATGCCGTCTCCAGAGTGATTACGGATCTTACAGATCCGATCACTTCCGTAGCCTTCGCTTTAGGCTTTGCCACAGGAACGTTTACGGGCATAACTATCGAAGGCTTATTTAAAATAGGCGAACAGGCTATAAGAATTTTCAGCTTAAAAGGCGACGACATATCCGAATGTCTTAGAAGCCAAGGGTTTAGAGTAACCGTCTTTGAAGGCAGGGGCAGAAACGGGCCGGTAAAAATGGTGTTTGTCCAAGTAAAAAGACGAAACGTAAAAAAGTATTTACACTTGCCAGAACCATAGATCCTTTATGCTTTATGGTCGTAGACGATATATGCGACGCCTATACCGCATAACACGGGGCTGCTTCGAGCTGTAAGAGATCTGCGGATTTTGCGAAAAAAAATTTAAACGGCAAAAAGACTCACATGTTTCTGCCCAATGTAAATTGTCTTTCCATAGCGCCCATATAATCCAGCTTATCGACCTCTTTTTCAAAAAAAATTTTATACGCCTCACATAAATATGAGCGTCCCAATTTCCCCGTTTTAAAATCCTCGCGATCCCGTCTGCAGCCGCCTCGGCAAAGCGGAAAGTATCGACAAGTTTTGCATGCTTCGTCAACGACGCAGGACTTTTCCGTAAACCGAATTTCCTTGCGTTTAAGGTCTATCCTCTCAAACGTATCGCGCGTAAGATTCCCCAAACAAAATCCGTCCAAAACATAAAAATCACAAGGGAACACCGAACCGTCGGCTTCAAGAACATAATTGCTGGGGCAAAAACCAAGCATTCCGCAAGATTCGCATTGTCCTCCGGCAAGTCTTATGACAAGATTGTCGAAATACCGGATGGAAACAAAATCGCGGCGGCGCCAATCTTTAAAATACAATTCAAACAAGTCTATTAAAAATTTCCCGTAAATTTCAGGCGTTAACGAATAATCTCGCCCGCCGTGTCCTTCGGCAATGGGATCCAAACAAGCGATGTACTGCTGGTATCTGTAACCGTTCCTTTTAAAAAACTCATATATTTCTTTTATGTTCTTAGCTATATCCCTGGTAACGGTTATGAGAATGTTAAAATCAACCTCAAAAGCTTTTAATATCTGGCTGGCTTTAAAAACATTTTTAAACGTGCCGTTACCGGCCTTGTCATGCCGATATATGTCGTGAGTCTTTTTATTTCCGTCCATCGACAATCCGATAAGAAAATTATTTTTTTTGAAAAACTCGGCCCATTTTCTGTCTACGATAAAGCCGTTAGTTTGCAGCGCAAAATGTATCGTCTTATCTTTTTTTTGGGAAAAAGAATAAGAAACAAAATCTTCAAAAAAAGAAAAACCCGCACAAGTAGGCTCTCCGCCCTGAAATGAAAAAGTTATCTCATCGTTTTCTTCAAGAGCCCTGTCAATGATTTTATGAGCCGTCTCCTTTGTCATTACGCCGTAGTTAGCGAAATTTCTATTTTCACTTTCGTCGATGTAAAAACAGTATTTGCATATCATATTACAGTTGCAAGAGGCAGGCTTTATTAAGAGAACTCTGTGTTTTGGGCTCATATTCTTTCATTTTATCAAATATTTAAAAATATCTGAATGGAGTTATCGAGAAGAACGTGCGACTTACAAGTAACTTACAAGTAACTTACAAGTAATATCGACATTCAAGCTAAATATGATATAATCCGTCCATACGGTGAATTTTTACACCGTTTTTTATAGGAATGTTCGTCAGAAGGGAGCGTCAGTATGGATAAAATATCAGGCCTTTTATTTGATCTGGACGGAGTGATCGTCGACACGGCTAAATATCACTTTTTAGCGTGGAAAAAATTGGCGGAAGAATTGAATATTCCCTTTAACGAACAGGATAACGAGCGTCTTAAAGGCGTAAGCCGTATGGCAAGCCTAGAGATCATACTTGAAATAGGCGGCAGGACAATGAGCGATGAAGAAAAAAATTCCTGCTGCGACAAAAAAAACCGACTTTATGTGTCATACATAGAGAAGTTAAAAAAAGACGAAATTTTACCGGGCGTAAAAGAATTTTTAGTCGACGCGCGCAAAAAAGGATTTCATACCGCGCTCGGTTCCGCAAGCAAAAACTCAAAACTCATCCTTGATAAGCTTGAAATAAACGATCTATTCGATGCCGTCGTTGACGGTACAAAGGTGTCAAAAGCTAAACCCGCTCCCGAAGTCTTTGAACAAGGCGCCAAAGAGTTAAACCTTCCGTCTGAACAGTGCATAGTTTTTGAAGACGCTGCGGCGGGAATAAAAGCCGCTCACAACGCGGGAATGAAGGCCGTAGGCATAGGCTCTGAAAAAATTCTTTTTGAAGCGGATCTTATCATTCAAGGTTTTAAAGACATCACGGTCTCGGATATCATAAAAAAACTATACCGCATAGTCAAAAAATAAAAAATCGGCGCGTTTGGTCCTAGCCGCCGTATCGGTACACATCATT from Treponema parvum harbors:
- a CDS encoding DUF2179 domain-containing protein, whose translation is MFTQEQIITAVIIFVARVMDVSLGTFRNVLVIRRKRLYAFIASFFECLIWIYAVSRVITDLTDPITSVAFALGFATGTFTGITIEGLFKIGEQAIRIFSLKGDDISECLRSQGFRVTVFEGRGRNGPVKMVFVQVKRRNVKKYLHLPEP
- a CDS encoding anaerobic sulfatase maturase, with protein sequence MSPKHRVLLIKPASCNCNMICKYCFYIDESENRNFANYGVMTKETAHKIIDRALEENDEITFSFQGGEPTCAGFSFFEDFVSYSFSQKKDKTIHFALQTNGFIVDRKWAEFFKKNNFLIGLSMDGNKKTHDIYRHDKAGNGTFKNVFKASQILKAFEVDFNILITVTRDIAKNIKEIYEFFKRNGYRYQQYIACLDPIAEGHGGRDYSLTPEIYGKFLIDLFELYFKDWRRRDFVSIRYFDNLVIRLAGGQCESCGMLGFCPSNYVLEADGSVFPCDFYVLDGFCLGNLTRDTFERIDLKRKEIRFTEKSCVVDEACKTCRYFPLCRGGCRRDREDFKTGKLGRSYLCEAYKIFFEKEVDKLDYMGAMERQFTLGRNM
- the pgmB gene encoding beta-phosphoglucomutase; translated protein: MDKISGLLFDLDGVIVDTAKYHFLAWKKLAEELNIPFNEQDNERLKGVSRMASLEIILEIGGRTMSDEEKNSCCDKKNRLYVSYIEKLKKDEILPGVKEFLVDARKKGFHTALGSASKNSKLILDKLEINDLFDAVVDGTKVSKAKPAPEVFEQGAKELNLPSEQCIVFEDAAAGIKAAHNAGMKAVGIGSEKILFEADLIIQGFKDITVSDIIKKLYRIVKK